The Primulina eburnea isolate SZY01 chromosome 12, ASM2296580v1, whole genome shotgun sequence genome includes the window GACTTTTTTAACCTCAAAATTCCAACAACAAATAAATAGACATGAAGGGCAATTTAACATGTAAGTTGCATCATTTGTCTTGTTGATTAATTTGCTGAAATCAAATCGATATAATTTCTTATCTACCAGtactttaatatttttttaagataGCACCTATAAAAAAATTGTTAGAAAAGAACCCTTTCTTTGGAAAATCATTGCTTTATATTTCAAGTAATCAGTTATGTCTCTATTGGAAATTTTTTTATCCTTATTATTTGGGTCTAAACTATTTTCTAATTTGCAATGTAACAAATAAGTCCTTCAAGTTGTGGATtttaatgtttattttttaatagatGTGTAAAGATTACATCTTAAGCTTGATGCATTTGAATTTACCTTGGCTCTAGCAGTATAAACACCTCTCACCAAAATTCCACAGGGTAAAGTTTCTTCCTCGAGTTGATATCCATAAGGTTTTTCGTGGGGTTTAAAATTACCCAGTAACACTATAGATCTGTCAACTGTAACAATAATTTTATCAGCTATCGCATCAAAATACAGTATAGTTTGAGATATGATCTTggtcaaatatatattttttgttctCCCAACAGCCACACACACAATCtatctaataataataaagtgTCAACAACCTGTAACGATAGCTTTAGTAAGCAAAATACTTAATCTATTAAATACATTGATTAAATCGAAAATGAAATCTCTATTTTCATATTTGACATAAATATATCGTGTATAAAATCGTAATAGCTGTTAATTATATGAAATTTACATAGAATTAATTTAAGGGAGAAAGAAATAGAGCAATGGATGATTAATTTACCTCTAACACCAGCTTTCCACAAAGTGTTCTCATATTTGAGACCAGACACCACTTTGTCAGAAACTCTGAATGAGAACTTCAATCTGTACTTTGTTCCTTCCTTTAGGGTAAAGAGACAATCCTTGGGACTGGAAATAAATGGGTGTGACAATTCTATTTCTGGTCTACCAGGACAAACAATTGAGAGTGTCTTTATTTGGACATTTGCCTCTCTAATATCTGCCCAAAAAATCATGTCATTGGATTGGTTAGACCAAAGATCTCCAATGCTTGAAGGGTTCTTATTAAAATTTCAGAAGCCAACGAAATTATGTTTtcgtgaatatatatatatttataaaaaaatttcaaaatttaccAGAATAGAGATGGAACTAATACCTTCCTTCCTAGATGTGTCCAACCTTTCAAGGATGATTCCCTTCCTTTTTATAGTATTTTCACCACCCTTtgcaaaataataattaaaagaaATCAGGAATTTAGATGGCATGTTAGTAATGCTGCCTTTTGGTCTATTAACAACACATCTTGTATATATAATGTACATTTTCCATATGATGATATACACAATCATGAAAACCCAAATTTGTTCCCTAAAATCTCTTAAGTTTTGACAAATAATGTGGCTTGATTAGAGGGTATACATAGAAGACCTTTTCCTTGTGTGGTAGTTCGTTTTTCGCCATGATCATGCCTTCTTTGACGCACTCATTCATTTTCTTTTGTTCTTCTTTGTTTGCCAAAGCGGGGATGTTAATTAAGTTGTCGGATGCCAATATCGCCTCCACAATCCCCGACATTGCATCCGAAGACATTTTGAGTGGACGAAATTTGGGATAAATATTgacataaaataatttgaaggTAATGAGGGAAGGAaggaagaaaactaagggtggGAGCTTAATATGGTCTCTGAAAGTGGGATATTCATGTGTTGTTAAGTAATGCATAGGATAAGTGAGAAAGGAGAGGTTCACAAGGGTATGTTGTTTGGTGGAAAATAATTAGCCAAAAACAGATTTTGCTTTTCCATAGCTACTATTTAGCTTCACcgtgattattattattattatgattttttaattttttgatgaaaacagaaataaaaattgagttttaaatttaatttgtataaatttgtTAAGtagtttaattatattaatCCATTTAAATCTTAAAATACAATCGTCATCTCAAAAATTTATTGTTGTTTCTCCATTCTATATTTTTAGCAACAAATTCATTTAATATAAATTCTGAAATTCGTTCAATGggagaaaaaaatttaagtgaatATATAAAAGTTAATTCCTGGTAATGAATCTTCAAAAAATTTCTATATGGTTTTCATGATTAATATTATCTGATTTAGtttcaaattatattatttttatttatttatagttCTCTCCCAACAAAACACAAATCTTTAAAATATAATCTTGCCATATTTATTTTGATCATAAATCtaactaaataaaaataatattctagAACAAGAAATTATCTATAGCACTCTATCTTATATGATTATTTGGACAACAACCGATTAGTTAACTTCTCAATGTGAAAAGATGGATGCTTGGAAATTCATCGGGATTCAAGTGCTCTCTCATTTAAACCTTGATATTACAACTTTATGGGGAAAAACCAAAGCAAAGAAAAGACTACAACAATAAATACTTTCTTTAGACGTCTTCCCGACGATAGATGCGCCTCGTTAAAACTTAAAACTTTACTGAGGAAAAAATGGTGGGATAAAAAAATCTAACGAAGGAAAAAGAGTACAACATCCCTTTCTACTTGTTAACTGCCTCATTAAAAACCGTATGCAAACAGCGTCGGAAAAATAATTGACGAGGAAAAAGAGTACAACTTTGACTGTTTCCCTGTTGTAAGCATCAATTGACATTATTAACGCATTCTGATCTTGTACACTGGTTCATCAGAAGTTGATGTAGGCGATGACTTTGTAAAAGGATCGATCACATTTAGGGTTGTCAAAAATGAACCCGACACGGGACGACACAAAAAATATCGGGTTTGGGTTTATGATTTTCCGGTTCAGGTCGAAACGGGTTGGACCCGAATGCAAACCCGTAAAAAAAATTTCCAGGTGGGTTTGGATTGACCTGAAAAAAATTCAGGTCACCCAGTGACCCGAACCCACCCAACccatcatgtttttttttttaaaaaaagttttacAATTTATACAACTATTGTCTAGGCCCAGTATTTCTCATTTTCTAAACTAAAATAAAGCCCAACCCAATAATTCTCTAATGTATCTAAGGATTATCCCTTGTTGACTTCTCATTTCTCATCTCGTCCAGTCGCTTTCTTCCCTTCTCACTCAAGAGTCCAAGTGAAACCCTTCACCGCTAATCCGCTTCTCGTCCAGGTGAACGAACTGAGTTTTGTTAAAGTAATCTTCATTGAGCATGACAATGCATACATGCCACAAAATATAGTCTCTATTTCATGGAAAACGTGTTGATGGCATTGATTTCAATTTTCAAGTTATTCTGAGTTAATATGGTTTAACAGAGCAAACGTGCTGCCGATTTTCCCCATAAGTCAGACCACTTTCTCTGActtattttctcattttttaaatttttattcaaaacttTTTATATGCTGAAATTCAACATCTCTTGTGAATTTAGACATATTAAAATTGCCTTATTTACGGTAGCTTACTGTTCGGAAATTTTAGCCTAATCCTCCAGTATTTTAATTTCATTTAATAGAACTTGCCATTATATATTTtggagtttttttaaaaaaaataaacaaaaaaaatcaaaagattGACCCATTTGTAACAGACGTAATATAATATGCATTATTGTGAAAGTTGGTTTCTTTGAGAAAAAAAGGGGAAGAGTGATATGACTTGAATATATTGGTCCAAAACAAGATGTCCTATGAGTTAAATATATATCGATCCTAAATTTTTAGCAGGAATAGCTTTGACATGGTGATGAGATATATTAAAGTTTCAAAATGTTCAAATGTAAAATCTAATACGTACAAGTTGTGACTTGCTTTCAAGGAATTGTCATATTTTTTTCTTGTAGCTAATCCTATTGTTACGCCTTTTAATTGATAGAATGAGTTCAGAACCTATTGCTCTTGTTCACGAGGAGGATAGTGTGGAGGGTGTACATATGTTGGATTTAGATGTCGATGAAGAAACAGGTACTGACATGCAAGGTCGGGCCTCCGGAAGTGTTAAACGAAAGAGTCCTTTAAAATCACAATGGTGGCAATATTTTGAGATGCTTCCAGAAGTAGAAGGAAAAGAAAAGCGTTGCAAATGTAAAGAATGTGGGACTACGTACAAAGCAGACAGTAGCATGGGGACAGGTAATCTCCAACGCCATATTCTCAAACAGTGTCCTAGACAGAGAACTCGTGATATTGCTCAGACTTTGTTAGAACAAGGCGATAAAAGTCTTGCCATAAGGTCACAAAAGTTCACCCAAGAAAAATTTAGAGAGTTGCTAATATTAGCAATTGTGAGACATGACTTATCGTTTCAGTTTGTGGAATATAAGACAATTAGATCAATTTTTACATATTTGGAACCTCAAGTCAATAATTTCACTAGAAACACAACAAGGACCGATATTCTCAAGATGCATATGAATACAATAGACTAGCTCAAGAAATGTGTTCATGCCTTGGAAAAATTTGTTTCACTTCCGATTTGTGGACTTCTATTGCCACTGATGGCTATGTATGTTTGACAGCGCATTTCATTGTTTCTAATTGGGTTTTGCAAAAAAGGATTATCAACTTCTCTTACATGCCTCCACCTCACTCTGGTATTGCATTGTATGATAAAATCAATAGCTTATTCAATGCTTGGGGAATTCTAAGAAAGGTTTTCACAATTACTTTGGACAATGCCGCTGCAAATGATGTGTTTCTTGGCCTTTTAAGGGATCATCTTAGTTTAAATTGTTCATTAGTGAATGGTGGCGAGTttttgcatgtttgttgttgtgCACACATTCTCAATTTAATTGTCCAAGAAGGTTTGAAAATAATTGATCATTCCGTTGATAAGATTCGTGAATGTGTAAAGTATGTAAAAGGCAGTCAAGTGAGAAAGAAAAAGTTTGTATAATATGTTACCCAAACTTCACTGGATCCTAAGAAATCACTCAGGCAAGATGTTCCTACTAGATGGAATTCTACGTATTTGATGCTTTCTAGGGCCATATATTATCGACGTGcttttaatcattttaaattttttgatacTAATTTTACACACTTTCCATTGGTTGACGAGTGGCTCAAGGTgaaaaaatatgcaaatttcTTGAGGTTTTCTATGAGACAACAACTTTGTTTTCTGGGGTGaaattgtaacgtaccgtactttttactacttaaaatttgcggaaaataaaattttctaaattatAAAGTAACTCTCGAtttcgatttaaaataaaacgtACGTCTCAAAAGTAGATGCaacaaaatatcaaaaaataaagtttgacaaaTGTATTTGTTTAAAATCTCATAACCCGTAACGTGAAATCATAGTGTTTGACATTTGATAAAAACTTAAAAacttgggcggtcctcgggtctagcctcatgctcagtccaagccagctccttggtccccacccctagtGTAATGTCCGA containing:
- the LOC140807996 gene encoding rho GDP-dissociation inhibitor 1-like, whose translation is MHYLTTHEYPTFRDHIKLPPLVFFLPSLITFKLFYVNIYPKFRPLKMSSDAMSGIVEAILASDNLINIPALANKEEQKKMNECVKEGMIMAKNELPHKEKGGENTIKRKGIILERLDTSRKEDIREANVQIKTLSIVCPGRPEIELSHPFISSPKDCLFTLKEGTKYRLKFSFRVSDKVVSGLKYENTLWKAGVRVDRSIVLLGNFKPHEKPYGYQLEEETLPCGILVRGVYTARAKVTDDDGKCYMDIQYHFDIKKNWPSSP